A region of Halalkaliarchaeum desulfuricum DNA encodes the following proteins:
- a CDS encoding deoxyuridine 5'-triphosphate nucleotidohydrolase, whose product MFRSGKFVAKRLRKANDEPLSSDQVQPNGVDLTLGTVYEQSSPGRIDRDGKTVGERLELEPDDGAFRLEPGNYVAEYGEVVRVPDSHVGFVYPRSSLMRNSAMLHTAVWDAGYEGIGEGLLQVGHEIEIRRGARIGQFVLAAADHEGVYEGEYQGERL is encoded by the coding sequence ATGTTCAGATCAGGGAAGTTCGTCGCGAAACGGCTTCGGAAGGCGAACGACGAACCGCTGTCTTCCGACCAGGTACAGCCGAACGGCGTCGATCTCACGCTGGGGACAGTTTACGAACAGAGCTCCCCGGGCCGTATTGACCGGGACGGAAAAACGGTCGGCGAGAGACTGGAGCTCGAACCGGACGACGGCGCGTTCCGACTCGAGCCCGGCAACTACGTCGCCGAATACGGGGAAGTCGTCCGGGTCCCCGACTCCCACGTCGGTTTCGTCTATCCCCGATCCTCGCTCATGCGCAACAGCGCGATGTTGCACACGGCGGTGTGGGACGCCGGCTACGAGGGGATCGGCGAGGGACTGTTGCAGGTCGGCCACGAGATCGAGATCCGGCGGGGTGCACGCATCGGCCAGTTCGTGCTCGCAGCCGCCGACCACGAGGGTGTCTACGAGGGAGAGTATCAGGGCGAACGGCTGTGA
- a CDS encoding DUF7289 family protein — protein sequence MSETNGGDRGVSEALSFVLVFALVIGSIAIVYTVGLGGLQDARDHERINNAERAFEVFGENLDDIVLDGAPSRSTQIRMSDATLSVQEAAYVEITGTNPETGENYTYPPQQVRSLAFESGDSTVSYTGGAVVRSDGDGDGVMVREPPFLFEDDRMVLPIVRLSSGGSVAVSGDQVIQVRTEQVLRRNDPVNGTEFDSVEVNVSTDNPGAWNRYMEDSGMECEEPDPGAGEDGLALVSCEHEDVEQLRVVVIRIDVAFE from the coding sequence GTGAGCGAGACGAACGGTGGCGACCGGGGAGTGAGCGAGGCGTTGAGCTTCGTTCTCGTGTTCGCGCTCGTGATTGGTTCGATCGCGATCGTCTACACGGTCGGGCTCGGCGGCCTCCAGGACGCCCGGGATCACGAGCGGATCAACAACGCCGAGCGGGCGTTCGAGGTGTTCGGGGAGAACCTCGACGACATCGTCCTGGACGGGGCGCCGAGTCGCTCGACGCAGATCCGCATGTCGGACGCGACGCTATCAGTTCAAGAGGCGGCATACGTCGAGATCACCGGAACCAATCCAGAAACCGGTGAAAACTACACCTATCCCCCACAACAGGTCCGATCGCTCGCCTTCGAATCCGGCGACAGCACCGTCAGCTACACCGGTGGTGCGGTGGTCCGCAGCGACGGCGATGGGGATGGCGTGATGGTTCGGGAGCCACCGTTCCTGTTCGAGGACGACAGGATGGTCCTCCCTATCGTTCGGCTCTCTTCGGGTGGCTCCGTCGCCGTGAGCGGCGATCAGGTCATTCAGGTCCGGACCGAACAGGTTCTCAGACGGAACGATCCCGTCAACGGAACCGAGTTCGATAGCGTAGAGGTGAACGTCTCGACGGACAATCCGGGTGCGTGGAACAGATACATGGAGGACAGCGGGATGGAGTGTGAGGAACCCGATCCGGGCGCGGGAGAGGACGGACTCGCGCTGGTGTCATGTGAGCACGAGGACGTAGAGCAGCTTCGCGTGGTCGTGATACGCATCGACGTCGCCTTCGAGTGA
- a CDS encoding ABC transporter ATP-binding protein, with translation MSDEPPVLAVDGLEKHYPITKGLLRREVGRVRAVDGVNFRIDRGEALGLVGESGCGKSTTALSILRLEEPTGGEVRFEGTPIEKFRGEQLKSFRRRAQLIVQDPNEAFSPRMTVGEAVAEPLRLHGMDDSDRRREIVADVLERVGLSAADVDRYPHAFSGGEKQRIAIARALVVNPDLIVADEPTSALDGRVQSDVLALLDEIRREFDIAVLFISHDIDVVRRFCDRIAVMYLGELVEKGPVAEVLDSPAHPYTRVLLGSVPSLDPGDRTLEKPLTDTVPEPANPPKGCRFHTRCPEVIPPKDVDVTQEQWRAIAALRFTVETGELPEPLAPDRQGQSTTAETVRKEFGLPSSLSDPLAERAVTDAAAAIADGDIDGASELLADAFPTICERETPTVVDLDGQSAQCHRYDPEKDAEPIPWN, from the coding sequence ATGAGTGACGAGCCGCCAGTGCTCGCTGTCGACGGGCTGGAGAAACATTACCCGATCACGAAAGGGCTGTTGCGCCGCGAAGTCGGCCGAGTCCGCGCCGTCGACGGCGTTAACTTCCGGATCGACCGCGGCGAGGCGCTCGGACTCGTCGGCGAGTCCGGCTGCGGGAAGTCCACGACTGCGCTGTCGATCCTCCGGCTCGAGGAGCCGACCGGTGGGGAAGTCAGATTCGAGGGCACCCCGATCGAGAAGTTCCGCGGGGAGCAGCTCAAGTCGTTCCGCCGTCGGGCACAGCTGATCGTCCAGGATCCGAACGAGGCGTTCAGCCCCAGAATGACCGTCGGAGAGGCGGTTGCGGAGCCGCTTCGGCTCCACGGAATGGACGATTCCGACCGACGACGGGAGATCGTCGCCGACGTGCTCGAACGCGTGGGGCTGTCCGCAGCCGACGTCGACCGCTACCCACACGCGTTCTCCGGCGGCGAGAAACAGCGGATCGCGATCGCCCGGGCGCTCGTCGTGAATCCGGACTTGATCGTCGCCGACGAGCCCACGAGCGCGCTCGACGGGCGGGTACAGTCGGACGTGCTCGCTCTGCTGGACGAGATCCGGCGGGAGTTCGACATTGCCGTGCTATTCATCAGCCACGACATCGACGTCGTGCGCCGGTTCTGTGATCGGATCGCCGTGATGTATCTCGGTGAACTCGTCGAAAAGGGACCTGTCGCGGAGGTTCTCGACTCACCAGCACATCCGTACACCCGCGTGCTACTCGGCTCGGTGCCGAGTCTCGACCCCGGTGACAGGACCCTCGAAAAGCCGCTCACCGACACCGTTCCGGAGCCGGCGAACCCGCCCAAAGGCTGTCGGTTCCACACCAGGTGTCCTGAGGTGATCCCCCCGAAAGACGTGGACGTCACCCAGGAACAGTGGCGGGCGATCGCGGCGCTCAGATTCACCGTCGAAACCGGTGAACTCCCCGAACCGCTCGCGCCGGATCGACAGGGACAGTCGACGACGGCCGAAACGGTTCGCAAGGAGTTCGGACTCCCGTCGTCGCTTTCGGATCCACTCGCGGAACGGGCAGTTACAGACGCAGCTGCGGCGATCGCGGACGGGGACATCGATGGCGCAAGTGAACTCCTCGCCGACGCGTTCCCGACGATCTGTGAACGCGAAACGCCAACTGTTGTCGATCTCGACGGGCAATCGGCTCAGTGTCATCGATACGATCCTGAGAAAGACGCTGAGCCCATCCCATGGAACTGA
- a CDS encoding ABC transporter ATP-binding protein: MTLDQSEVGSEPLLSVENLRTYIDADGGRVHAVDGVSFTVDRGETVCLVGESGSGKSVTCESLTGIVPQPPAEIVGGTVSFDGLSLLDADDSTLRSVRGNRIAHVFQNPQQALDPVYTVGDQLAEAMTIHGAGDVTATRERAVELLRRVGIPRASERVDDYPHEFSGGMAQRVAIGIGLAADPELLIADEPTTAVDVTVQARLIELLRELTGGGMSLLLVTHDLRVVAALADRVVVMFGGTVMEQGPVETVFARPSHPYTQALFESYDGLDRRGERSARDEIPTDGCRFRRECPHAVDACGGGTQPPTYPTDGNSAHEVSCVHYAPERDPDQILADARGASPGGIPGRTDRSEDAPDTRPRGESGTANGGPTDE; the protein is encoded by the coding sequence ATGACCCTCGACCAAAGCGAGGTCGGGAGCGAACCGCTCCTTTCGGTCGAAAACCTCCGCACATACATCGACGCGGACGGGGGCCGCGTCCACGCAGTAGACGGGGTGAGCTTCACCGTCGATCGCGGAGAAACTGTCTGTCTGGTCGGCGAATCCGGCAGCGGGAAAAGCGTCACCTGCGAGTCGCTCACCGGTATCGTGCCACAGCCACCGGCAGAAATCGTCGGCGGAACCGTCTCGTTCGATGGACTGTCGCTTCTGGACGCAGACGATTCGACGCTCCGGTCGGTTCGCGGAAACAGAATCGCACACGTGTTCCAGAACCCACAGCAGGCACTCGATCCGGTGTACACCGTGGGGGATCAACTCGCGGAAGCGATGACGATCCATGGAGCGGGAGACGTCACTGCGACACGCGAGCGAGCTGTCGAACTCCTGAGGCGGGTCGGGATCCCGCGGGCGAGCGAGCGGGTCGACGACTACCCACACGAGTTCTCCGGCGGGATGGCCCAGCGGGTCGCGATCGGGATCGGGCTCGCAGCCGACCCGGAGCTGTTGATCGCCGACGAGCCGACGACTGCCGTCGACGTCACCGTGCAGGCCCGCCTCATCGAACTGCTCCGGGAACTAACCGGGGGCGGCATGTCTCTCCTGCTCGTTACCCACGACCTTCGGGTGGTTGCCGCCCTGGCCGATCGAGTCGTCGTGATGTTCGGCGGGACGGTGATGGAACAGGGTCCGGTGGAGACCGTGTTCGCGCGACCGTCACATCCGTACACGCAGGCGCTGTTCGAAAGTTACGACGGGCTGGACCGACGGGGAGAACGGTCCGCGAGAGACGAGATCCCGACGGACGGCTGTCGGTTCCGGCGGGAATGTCCCCACGCCGTCGACGCGTGCGGGGGTGGAACACAGCCGCCGACGTATCCGACGGACGGCAACAGCGCACACGAGGTCTCGTGTGTTCACTACGCCCCCGAGAGGGATCCGGATCAGATCCTCGCGGACGCGAGGGGCGCCAGCCCGGGCGGGATACCGGGCAGAACCGATCGGAGCGAAGACGCGCCGGATACCCGTCCGCGTGGAGAAAGCGGAACAGCCAACGGGGGGCCGACCGATGAGTGA
- a CDS encoding ABC transporter permease, whose amino-acid sequence MSDNDDSPRFETVDWSRIDRSRRIVTPQRVTLLIGITLVGLLYLYDVMYAHVYTIGEWRAEPVDWVFLLAVATLVAYGIVPAVQHRDTVTRVVEGVGAKLSTKLAGGYLLVLVVIGFFAPILFPNPGLAFQHAFHPPIGFTSEVTGVECLGAVTGEIFEQRCHGTWAYPLGTNERGHPMGFLVASGARVALYVMAITAAFVIPAAAAVGVIAGLRGGAVDSLLMSYVDVQLSIPAIVLYFIGYTYWGPSLLVLLLAFGLLSWGGIARLVRSEVLQRREDGHVLVARSLGASGTYLAKRHILPNVTNTLVPAVFQLLALLVLFEAGVAFLGYHELQTYSWGGIISEGINAEVAAEMQTRAPHPAYKIWWVATLPALALTATILSLKLVGDEFRDAMDPRRGANR is encoded by the coding sequence ATGAGCGACAACGACGACTCCCCCCGGTTCGAAACCGTCGACTGGTCACGGATCGACAGATCCAGACGGATCGTCACCCCACAGCGCGTTACACTCCTGATCGGCATCACTCTCGTCGGACTACTGTATCTATACGACGTCATGTACGCCCACGTGTACACGATCGGAGAGTGGCGGGCGGAACCTGTCGACTGGGTGTTCCTCCTTGCGGTCGCGACGCTCGTCGCGTACGGTATCGTTCCCGCAGTACAGCACCGCGACACCGTCACACGTGTCGTCGAGGGCGTCGGCGCCAAACTGTCCACGAAGTTGGCCGGTGGCTATCTGCTGGTGCTGGTTGTGATCGGGTTTTTCGCTCCGATACTGTTTCCGAACCCCGGTCTGGCCTTCCAGCACGCGTTTCACCCGCCGATCGGGTTCACAAGCGAGGTCACTGGGGTCGAGTGTCTCGGTGCCGTAACGGGAGAGATATTCGAACAGCGATGCCACGGAACGTGGGCATATCCCCTCGGCACCAACGAACGGGGCCATCCGATGGGATTCCTGGTCGCCTCCGGTGCGCGTGTCGCGCTGTACGTGATGGCGATCACCGCAGCGTTCGTGATTCCGGCGGCGGCAGCCGTGGGAGTGATCGCCGGACTGCGCGGCGGTGCCGTCGACAGCCTGCTGATGTCGTACGTCGACGTCCAGCTTTCGATCCCCGCGATCGTGCTGTACTTCATCGGCTACACCTACTGGGGGCCGTCGTTGCTCGTGTTGCTTCTCGCCTTCGGGCTGCTCAGCTGGGGCGGCATCGCCAGGCTGGTCCGCAGCGAGGTGTTACAGCGCAGGGAGGACGGTCACGTCCTCGTCGCCAGGAGCCTCGGGGCGTCGGGGACGTATCTCGCAAAGCGTCACATCCTGCCGAACGTGACCAACACCCTGGTTCCGGCGGTATTTCAGCTGCTCGCGTTGCTGGTGCTGTTCGAGGCTGGAGTGGCGTTCCTCGGCTACCACGAGCTCCAGACCTACTCGTGGGGCGGAATCATCAGCGAAGGGATCAACGCGGAGGTGGCCGCAGAGATGCAGACCAGAGCCCCACATCCAGCGTACAAGATCTGGTGGGTGGCGACGCTCCCCGCCCTGGCGTTGACGGCGACGATTCTCTCGCTCAAACTCGTCGGCGACGAATTCAGGGACGCGATGGATCCTCGACGGGGGGCAAACCGATGA
- a CDS encoding ABC transporter permease — protein MNVVRVFLQRIALGLVAAWGVLTAVFVGFTMTDDWVKQGLEGQLRWVGITGEELEARLDAYLADRGLDRPIWEQYLDWMGDMVTLSWGESLVTGEPVMGLVADAVLRTGMYVVPAIVLGLSIGMMVGLYVALNPESRIANGGRGTTYLLFALPSFWIGGMFVSLLEGDVISRSPVLFDHALPIGLATAALLGGYVSYTRAYAIDHASADFVSLVKAKGAGPVLVAKHVVRNAAVPLFSMLFTEALALLVLAVFVIEVLFAIDGFGLLFLEAIQNRDLPVLLGSTIVIIGFGVVGNIIQDLSYSYLDPRVDAGSR, from the coding sequence GTGAACGTCGTTCGGGTGTTCCTCCAGCGGATCGCGCTGGGCCTCGTGGCCGCCTGGGGCGTCCTGACCGCCGTGTTCGTCGGATTCACGATGACGGACGACTGGGTGAAGCAAGGACTCGAAGGCCAACTCAGATGGGTCGGAATCACGGGGGAGGAACTCGAGGCGCGTCTGGACGCCTATCTCGCGGATAGAGGCCTCGACAGACCCATCTGGGAGCAGTACCTGGACTGGATGGGAGATATGGTGACGCTTTCGTGGGGAGAATCGTTAGTGACTGGAGAGCCCGTTATGGGACTCGTCGCCGATGCAGTGCTGCGAACGGGGATGTACGTCGTCCCCGCGATCGTTCTCGGACTCTCGATCGGGATGATGGTCGGACTGTATGTGGCCCTGAACCCGGAGAGCCGGATCGCAAACGGGGGACGTGGAACCACGTACCTGCTTTTTGCGCTGCCGAGTTTCTGGATCGGCGGCATGTTCGTTTCGCTTCTGGAGGGTGATGTGATCTCCCGGTCACCGGTGCTTTTCGACCACGCACTTCCGATCGGGCTCGCGACGGCGGCACTACTCGGCGGATACGTGAGTTACACCCGGGCGTACGCGATCGATCACGCCTCTGCAGATTTCGTCTCGCTGGTGAAAGCGAAAGGTGCCGGGCCGGTTCTCGTCGCGAAGCACGTGGTGCGCAACGCCGCTGTCCCGCTTTTCTCGATGCTGTTCACCGAAGCGCTCGCGTTGCTCGTCCTCGCAGTGTTCGTGATCGAAGTGCTGTTCGCCATCGACGGGTTCGGACTGCTGTTCCTCGAGGCCATACAGAACCGCGATCTCCCGGTTCTTCTCGGGAGTACGATCGTAATCATCGGCTTTGGAGTCGTCGGGAACATCATCCAGGACCTCTCGTACAGTTACCTGGATCCTCGCGTCGACGCCGGATCTCGGTGA
- a CDS encoding ABC transporter substrate-binding protein: MVQDTEISSPSINRRRVLQSVGAAGVVGLAGCLEGEEPAEEDDEGIGEEDVDPDELVEGGTLRVGIGANADSFDGPYSTDTTSTLVQSLIFESLTVSDSEGNLYPWLAEDFEVEETQDIERTDYAPYMRSVEAGEEGAVPIEEQEIVRHPEDAVPEEGDEVRTLLFEDAADAVADGVYGMRIRYDLREGVEFHNGEEMTAEDVIASYDRLKLSDNAAQYFDSTLYYEAIDEYTVDIYGQLPDAEGARELPPMYVYPKELAELPPNDLDPRQGNEPVGTGPYVLDEMADEQYVEYEKNDNYWVEDVGVDSFDWFEGDADFPDGPVIDRIEMEIIPDDATRSGALQNDEIDITTGLTRATLDDFDASEDFEVAGVETGGYEYFQPPIQVEPWDDQRLRQAFNHLVPRESIVENVLAGWARPAWTMIPQLAQGAGTTDAQALEEELRPYNEYRPEEAAEMAEEVFDDYGIEAPLEVTLEVNADNDDRVQMVELVAESMEETGLFETEIETYEWTTYVGRVLDPGYAEEGVIACIGLSGTFNPHSFCDALHHSSNWGACCNLSGVNFDWLDEMLDNARYGAEVAEDEDLRRERYDEIWRELEELAASAITHFDLQTSVRHERVKGWGQWPFHEGYLNYALFAPQDEQVIYIDE; encoded by the coding sequence ATGGTACAGGATACCGAGATATCCAGTCCGAGCATCAACCGAAGACGAGTCCTCCAGAGCGTCGGCGCAGCGGGCGTCGTCGGTCTGGCGGGTTGTCTCGAGGGCGAAGAGCCCGCAGAAGAGGATGATGAGGGTATCGGCGAGGAGGACGTCGATCCAGACGAACTCGTCGAAGGCGGCACCCTTCGCGTCGGCATCGGTGCCAATGCCGACTCGTTCGACGGTCCGTACAGCACGGACACGACCTCGACGCTGGTCCAGAGCCTCATTTTCGAGTCGCTGACCGTCAGCGACAGCGAGGGGAACCTCTATCCGTGGCTCGCCGAGGACTTCGAAGTTGAAGAGACGCAGGACATCGAGCGCACCGACTACGCCCCGTACATGCGGTCGGTCGAAGCCGGCGAGGAGGGTGCGGTACCGATCGAGGAACAGGAGATCGTCCGTCACCCGGAGGATGCAGTCCCCGAGGAAGGCGACGAAGTCCGAACGCTGCTGTTCGAAGACGCGGCAGACGCCGTCGCAGACGGTGTGTACGGCATGCGGATCCGGTACGACCTCCGCGAGGGCGTCGAGTTCCACAACGGCGAGGAGATGACCGCCGAGGACGTCATCGCCTCCTACGATCGACTCAAGCTGTCAGACAACGCCGCCCAGTACTTCGACTCGACGCTGTACTACGAGGCGATCGACGAGTACACGGTGGACATCTACGGTCAGCTTCCCGACGCGGAGGGCGCCCGGGAGCTGCCGCCGATGTACGTCTATCCGAAGGAACTGGCCGAACTGCCGCCGAACGACCTCGACCCGCGACAGGGTAACGAGCCGGTCGGCACCGGCCCGTACGTGCTGGACGAGATGGCGGACGAGCAGTACGTCGAGTACGAGAAGAACGACAACTACTGGGTCGAGGACGTCGGCGTCGACTCCTTCGACTGGTTCGAGGGCGATGCCGACTTCCCTGACGGGCCGGTCATCGACCGGATCGAGATGGAAATCATCCCGGACGACGCAACCCGATCAGGTGCACTCCAAAACGACGAAATCGACATCACGACGGGCCTCACCCGGGCGACGCTGGACGACTTCGACGCCTCTGAAGACTTCGAGGTCGCCGGCGTCGAGACAGGCGGGTACGAGTACTTCCAGCCGCCGATCCAGGTCGAGCCCTGGGACGACCAGCGACTCCGGCAAGCGTTCAACCACCTCGTCCCACGAGAATCCATCGTCGAAAACGTTCTTGCGGGCTGGGCCCGCCCGGCGTGGACGATGATTCCCCAACTCGCGCAGGGTGCCGGGACCACCGATGCACAGGCGCTCGAAGAAGAGCTACGTCCATACAACGAGTACCGACCTGAGGAAGCGGCCGAAATGGCTGAGGAAGTGTTTGATGACTACGGCATCGAGGCGCCGCTTGAAGTAACTCTGGAAGTCAACGCCGACAACGACGACCGCGTCCAGATGGTCGAACTTGTTGCCGAGTCAATGGAGGAAACGGGGCTTTTCGAGACCGAAATCGAGACGTACGAGTGGACGACCTACGTGGGGCGCGTCCTGGACCCCGGCTACGCCGAAGAAGGGGTCATCGCCTGTATCGGCCTCTCGGGTACGTTCAATCCCCACAGCTTCTGTGACGCGCTGCACCACAGCAGCAACTGGGGAGCCTGCTGTAACCTGAGCGGCGTCAACTTCGACTGGCTCGACGAGATGCTGGACAACGCCCGCTACGGGGCCGAGGTCGCTGAGGATGAGGACCTCCGCCGCGAGCGGTACGACGAAATCTGGCGGGAACTCGAGGAGCTTGCAGCCAGCGCGATCACGCACTTCGACCTGCAAACCTCCGTCCGCCACGAGCGGGTCAAGGGCTGGGGGCAGTGGCCGTTCCACGAGGGCTACCTCAACTACGCACTGTTCGCACCACAAGACGAACAAGTTATTTACATCGACGAATAA
- a CDS encoding ABC transporter permease, whose product MSLRRFILKRFLAIIPILFGVSVITFALVHYTPGDPVQQMVGLNPDMTEAERQAIRRRYGLHRPAYEQYFHWMANVLQGDFGRVYSSGRDVGTIVLMRLPETIALGIFGWVFALGIAIPTGIYAAVKKDQLGDTVSRFLALSGISIPNFWLGLMLILFFALILDLWPVLPPSRQPLHSPEMLWYLILPGVTVGTASAAAIMRVMRTSMAEEMNKDYVTAARAKGLPERKVVLKHVLRNSLISVVTLAALLTAGIVSGSIVVEVVFNWPGLGREFIDALTQNEIDLIMAITLVTGIAIIIANLVADIMYAVLDPRIRYD is encoded by the coding sequence ATGAGTTTACGACGATTTATCCTCAAGCGGTTCCTGGCGATCATCCCGATACTGTTCGGTGTTTCAGTAATTACGTTCGCGCTCGTCCACTATACCCCGGGTGATCCGGTCCAGCAGATGGTCGGGTTAAATCCCGATATGACGGAAGCCGAGCGGCAAGCGATCCGTCGTCGGTACGGCCTCCACCGGCCGGCCTACGAGCAGTATTTCCACTGGATGGCGAACGTGTTACAGGGTGATTTCGGCCGGGTGTACAGTTCGGGCCGTGACGTCGGCACGATCGTTCTGATGCGGCTCCCTGAAACGATCGCGCTGGGCATCTTCGGGTGGGTGTTCGCGCTGGGTATCGCGATCCCGACCGGGATTTACGCGGCCGTGAAGAAGGATCAGCTGGGCGACACCGTCAGCCGGTTCCTGGCCCTGTCGGGCATCTCGATCCCGAACTTCTGGCTCGGGCTGATGTTGATCCTGTTTTTCGCGTTGATCCTGGATCTCTGGCCCGTGTTACCGCCCTCGCGTCAGCCGTTGCATAGCCCCGAGATGCTGTGGTATCTCATCCTCCCGGGCGTCACGGTGGGGACGGCCTCGGCAGCAGCGATCATGCGTGTGATGCGTACGTCGATGGCCGAAGAAATGAACAAGGACTACGTAACGGCAGCTCGTGCGAAAGGCCTCCCCGAGCGTAAAGTCGTCTTGAAACACGTGCTCCGCAACTCGCTGATCTCCGTCGTGACGCTTGCGGCGCTTCTCACGGCGGGGATCGTCAGCGGGTCGATCGTCGTCGAGGTCGTGTTCAACTGGCCCGGTCTCGGCCGGGAGTTCATCGACGCGCTGACCCAAAACGAGATCGACCTCATCATGGCGATCACGCTCGTGACGGGCATCGCGATCATCATCGCGAACCTGGTTGCAGACATCATGTACGCGGTACTCGATCCGAGGATCAGATATGACTAG
- a CDS encoding ABC transporter permease produces MTSKSHSQRGRIQVTGFDPARVTERERISDWSGDIQTETESRWVRAYKRFLRNRSALVGLAVVLLMSLAAFMARPIAVWGVTIQPFALAPYDPTTILYLTEDPTVSVYDWPSTDYIMGVDGSGRDLFSRILFGGRYSISIGFVVVMLTASVGMVYGSISGYYGGWIDEIMMRIVDTIYAFPGIVLALIIVTIFGGGYWQLVAAFSLFGWNGYARIMRGEVLSIKESEYVKAAKALGARDRRVIMRHVLPNAMAEVLVVASLNIGTVVIGVAALGFLGLGMPPGTAEWGTMLDQTRETLIQGPGGAIPWHATVFPGVAIFLFVMSMNMIGDGINDALDAQETSVTAGGAQ; encoded by the coding sequence ATGACTAGCAAATCTCACTCACAGCGGGGTCGGATTCAGGTCACCGGGTTCGACCCGGCGCGGGTAACGGAACGTGAGCGGATCTCCGACTGGTCGGGCGACATCCAGACCGAGACGGAGAGTCGGTGGGTTCGGGCGTACAAACGGTTCTTGCGGAACCGGTCCGCGCTCGTCGGACTCGCGGTCGTGTTGCTCATGAGCCTTGCGGCGTTTATGGCTCGGCCGATCGCCGTGTGGGGCGTCACGATTCAGCCGTTCGCGCTCGCCCCGTACGACCCGACGACGATCCTCTATCTGACCGAGGATCCGACCGTCAGCGTCTACGACTGGCCGTCGACCGACTACATCATGGGCGTCGACGGAAGCGGCCGCGACCTGTTCTCTCGTATCCTCTTTGGCGGCCGGTACAGCATCTCGATCGGGTTCGTCGTGGTCATGTTGACCGCCAGTGTCGGGATGGTCTACGGGAGCATCTCCGGCTACTACGGCGGCTGGATCGACGAAATCATGATGCGGATCGTCGACACGATCTACGCGTTCCCCGGGATCGTCCTGGCGCTGATCATCGTGACGATCTTCGGCGGCGGCTACTGGCAGCTCGTGGCGGCGTTCTCGCTTTTCGGCTGGAACGGCTACGCCCGCATTATGCGCGGGGAGGTGTTGTCCATCAAGGAAAGCGAGTACGTGAAGGCGGCGAAGGCGCTGGGCGCCCGCGACAGGCGGGTGATCATGCGCCACGTCCTGCCGAACGCGATGGCGGAGGTGCTCGTCGTCGCGTCGCTAAACATCGGTACCGTCGTCATCGGGGTCGCGGCGCTCGGCTTCCTCGGGTTGGGGATGCCGCCCGGCACCGCCGAGTGGGGGACGATGCTCGATCAGACCCGGGAGACGCTGATCCAGGGTCCCGGCGGAGCGATCCCCTGGCACGCCACCGTCTTCCCCGGTGTTGCGATCTTCCTGTTCGTGATGTCGATGAACATGATCGGTGACGGAATCAACGACGCACTCGACGCACAGGAGACGAGCGTCACTGCGGGAGGTGCCCAGTAA